Proteins encoded by one window of Desulfobulbaceae bacterium:
- a CDS encoding DivIVA domain-containing protein — MTLTPEDIQSKQFHVRFRGFDVEEVDGFLEQVAENFLMLNEENRTLKTKIESMTQDLEVFKQDESSFKNAILSAQKVADEMKKKSRNDANRMLTQAHAEVTQLKDEANREIAALESKVDQLKGMESRLITDLRGVLNDYLTQLESQVISVSSGAAQPSPTVEVKQPVPARKQEAEPPLYEKITVEDVEDSWLSQAEADLESDEDDRTASRLSGPAIGGLDLEDEGPSVTIPDMDDDVMFTLDDPLDVEVGRRRR, encoded by the coding sequence ATGACACTGACACCGGAAGATATTCAGTCCAAACAATTTCATGTTCGTTTTCGCGGCTTTGATGTTGAAGAGGTTGATGGGTTTTTGGAGCAGGTTGCTGAGAATTTTTTGATGTTGAATGAAGAAAACCGGACACTGAAGACCAAGATTGAGTCTATGACTCAGGATCTGGAAGTTTTCAAGCAGGATGAGAGTTCATTCAAGAATGCCATCTTGTCGGCCCAGAAGGTGGCCGATGAAATGAAGAAAAAGAGCCGTAACGATGCTAATCGGATGTTAACGCAGGCCCATGCTGAAGTTACTCAATTGAAAGATGAGGCAAACCGTGAGATCGCGGCTCTTGAGTCAAAGGTTGATCAGCTTAAAGGGATGGAGTCTCGGCTTATTACTGATCTGCGCGGGGTGCTCAATGATTACCTCACTCAGTTGGAAAGCCAGGTCATCTCTGTGTCGTCGGGAGCTGCTCAGCCGTCTCCGACTGTTGAAGTTAAGCAGCCTGTTCCTGCTCGGAAGCAGGAAGCCGAGCCGCCACTCTATGAAAAGATTACGGTAGAAGATGTCGAGGACTCTTGGTTGTCACAGGCTGAGGCAGATTTAGAGTCTGATGAGGATGATCGGACTGCTTCGCGGCTTTCTGGCCCTGCCATCGGCGGGCTTGATCTTGAGGACGAGGGGCCGAGTGTTACTATTCCGGATATGGACGATGATGTCATGTTTACTCTGGATGACCCTCTGGATGTTGAGGTTGGGCGGCGTAGGCGGTAG
- a CDS encoding YggT family protein: protein MFVISNFLNALATLIDFVLSAYMWVIIGRAIISWVNADPYNPIVRFLYDVTDPLLSRIRRVVPVVAGGIDLSPMVLILAIIFLQSFLVPTLKHMAVGFG from the coding sequence ATGTTCGTAATTTCAAATTTTCTTAATGCTTTGGCCACCCTGATTGATTTTGTCCTGTCTGCATATATGTGGGTGATCATCGGGAGGGCCATTATCTCCTGGGTTAATGCAGATCCCTATAATCCTATCGTTCGATTCCTCTATGATGTGACAGATCCTCTTCTTTCCCGAATCCGGCGGGTGGTGCCGGTGGTGGCTGGGGGTATTGATTTGTCGCCGATGGTTTTGATCTTGGCGATAATTTTTTTGCAGAGTTTTTTGGTTCCCACTTTAAAACATATGGCGGTAGGTTTCGGATGA
- a CDS encoding DUF167 domain-containing protein, whose protein sequence is MDGCVEADGDGGILVRVHAQPRAARNAFAGVHDGALKFRVTVPPVEGKANALIAEVMAKMFRVSKSSVSLVSGSQSKHKRFRVVGVTLPDALEIIAGAGI, encoded by the coding sequence GTGGATGGTTGTGTGGAGGCTGATGGAGATGGCGGGATCTTGGTGCGGGTTCATGCTCAACCCCGGGCAGCGAGAAATGCCTTTGCCGGGGTCCATGACGGGGCTCTTAAGTTCAGGGTTACGGTACCTCCGGTTGAGGGAAAGGCTAATGCCTTGATTGCCGAAGTTATGGCCAAGATGTTTCGGGTGTCTAAGTCGTCTGTTTCGTTGGTCAGCGGTTCCCAGAGTAAGCACAAACGGTTCCGGGTGGTGGGAGTTACTCTGCCTGACGCTTTGGAAATTATTGCTGGGGCTGGGATTTGA